A section of the Salmo salar chromosome ssa05, Ssal_v3.1, whole genome shotgun sequence genome encodes:
- the LOC106604867 gene encoding T-cell leukemia homeobox protein 3 encodes MERAPSAPSPPPKAAQHEPISFGIDQILSSGADSETGRTSSRYGSDTSSGDGYRLGSPTGGNAASYTALSISLSGMVPQLDDPGLYGVNCSLGSRGVIRVPAHRPLTTSGPPHLMSAVPGYGGLCYPWVGNRFAKERLSALVPFTVTRRIGHPYQNRTPPKRKKPRTSFSRVQICELEKRFHRQKYLASAERATLAKSLKMTDAQVKTWFQNRRTKWRRQTAEEREAERQQANRLILQLQTDALHKSLGESAGSDPLCSHNSSLYALQNMQPWAEERE; translated from the exons ATGGAGCGCGCACCCAGCGCCCCAAGTCCTCCTCCCAAAGCGGCCCAGCACGAACCCATCAGCTTCGGTATCGACCAGATACTCAGTAGCGGTGCTGACTCAGAGACCGGCCGGACCAGCAGCAGATACGGTTCGGATACAAGCAGTGGAGACGGTTACCGTTTGGGAAGCCCAACTGGAGGGAACGCTGCCTCCTACACTGCGCTGTCCATCTCCCTCTCCGGCATGGTACCACAGTTAGACGATCCTGGTTTGTACGGAGTGAACTGTAGCCTGGGCAGCAGAGGAGTGATCCGGGTGCCTGCTCACAGACCGTTGACTACCTCGGGGCCGCCGCACTTGATGAGCGCTGTACCCGGGTATGGAGGCCTGTGTTACCCGTGGGTCGGGAATAGGTTCGCCAAGGAAAGGTTATCAG CTCTCGTGCCATTCACGGTGACCCGGCGAATAGGTCATCCATACCAGAACCGTACGCCGCCCAAACGGAAAAAGCCTCGGACATCGTTCTCTCGTGTGCAGATTTGTGAGTTGGAGAAGCGCTTCCACCGGCAGAAGTACCTCGCGAGCGCCGAGCGGGCCACCCTTGCCAAGAGCCTGAAGATGACGGATGCGCAAGTCAAGACCTGGTTCCAGAACCGACGGACCAAATGGAG GAGACAGACAGCGGAGGAAAGGGAGGCTGAGCGTCAACAGGCCAATCGGCTGATCCTGCAACTGCAGACCGACGCCCTCCACAAGTCCCTCGGCGAATCAGCAGGCTCCGACCCACTGTGCTCACATAACTCCTCCCTGTACGCCCTGCAGAATATGCAGCCCTGGGCCGAGGAGAGGGAGTAG